CTGCGCCAGCCGCTCGGTTCCCCAGAAACGGGCCACGCGCGCGAGATCGTCTGGCTCAAAATTCATGTGTGCGGCCAACTGATTGGCCAGCCCGCCCACTTCTCGCCCGCCCATCGCATTAGGCTGTCCGGTCAACGAAAACGGTCCGCAGCCTTCACGGGCAAATTTCCCGCTGGCAAGATGGACGTTAATAATCGCGTTGCACTTGTCGCTCCCGCTCGTCGACTGGTTGATGCCCATGGTGAAGAGCGTGACGGCGCGCGGCGCGTCGCTGAACCAGCGATAAAACGTCTCTACGTCCGCGAGCGTTAATCCGCAAAATTCCGCCACGCGCGGCGCAGGCCAGCTATTTTCGCCCTGAATATGATTGAGCAGTCCGACAAATAATCCCGCATCGCTGCCCGGCAGCAACGCGAGATGCAGATCGGCGATATCACAGGTCGCGGTTTGGCGGGGATCGATAACCACCACCTTTAACGCCGGGTTAGCGGCGCGCGCCTGCACCAGCCGTTGATAAAGCACCGGATGCGTCCAGGCGGCATTCGATCCCACCAGCACCACCAGATCGGTCTTTTCGATATCGTCGTAGCTGCACGGGACGATATCTTCGCCAAACGCGCGCTTATAGCCGGTTACGGCCGAGGACATACACAGCCGCGAATTGGTGTCGATATTCGCCGCGCCAATGAATCCCTTCATCAGCTTATTGGCCGCGTAGTAATCTTCCGTCAGGAGTTGGCCGGAGGCATAAAACGCCACGGCCTGCGGGCCATCAGTCGCGATAATCTCCCGTAAACGCTCGCCCGCAATATCCAGCGCCTGTGACCAGTCAACCTCAACATCGTCGATCATCGGGCGTAATAACCGCCCTTCCAGGCCGGTTGTTTCCCCCAGCGCCGAGCCTTTGACACACAATCTGCCGTAATTTGCCGGATGCGTTTCGTCACCGCGCACGCGCACTTCGCCATTCGTTACGCTTGCCACCACGCCACAGCCGACACCGCAATACGGGCACGTCGTTCGGGTTTCTGTCATGAAGCCTCCGCGCGCATCACCAGTTCTTCGCTGCTCACCCACACTTTGTCGCCTTCGATTTTCACCGGCCAGACACGCACTGCCGGTTCGCCGCTCTCCACCTGACGCCCGTCGCGCAGGCGAATACGCTGTTTGTACAGCGGAGAGATAACGATCGGCTCGCCGCTCGTATCCCCCAGAATCCCGCGCGACAGCACGCTGGCGCTGCTGCCCGGCTCGATATCTTCCAGCGCATACACGGCTTTGCCGAAACGGAACAGCGCGATTTGCTGTTCGCCAAGATGCGCGCCAATGCCCGCATGTTCCGGGATTTCGTCTAGTGCACAAATTTCCTGCCAGCGTTTGAAGCCCTCCGTCACCGGCGCGTTTACGCGGGTGCGGAACAGCGCCAGACGGTTCGGATCGGCGAGCGTGGTTTGCCATTCACACTGATACGTGTCGACAATCCGCGCCATCTCCTGCTCCAGTTCGTAGGCAATCCCCAGACTGTCGTTCATGATCACATCGCGCAGATACTCGATGCCGCCCTCCAGATTGTCCATCCAGGTGCTGGTGCGTTGCAGACGGTCGGCGGTACGGATGTAAAACATCAGGAAACGGTCCACGGTGCGCAGCAGGGTTTCGTCGTCCAGATCGCTGGCAAACAGATCCGCATGGCGTGGTTTCATGCCGCCGTTCCCGCACAGATAAAGGTTCCAGCCCTTATCGGTCGCGATCACCCCGACGTCTTTACTCTGCGCTTCGGCGCATTCGCGGGTGCAGCCTGACACCGCCATTTTGATTTTATGCGGCGCGCGCAGACCTTTGTAACGATGCTCCAGCGTCACGGCCAGGCCCGTGGAATCCTGCACGCCGTAGCGACACCACGTCGAACCGACGCAGGATTTGACGGTACGCAGCGATTTTCCGTAGGCGTGCCCGGTCTCAAATCCGGCTTCGACCATCGCCTGCCAGATCTCCGGCAGTTGCTCCAGCGTTGCGCCAAACAGGTCGATGCGCTGACCGCCGGTAATTTTGCTGTACAGTTGATAACGCTTGGCGATTTGCCCGATGGCGATCAGCCCGTCAGCGCTGACTTCACCGGCAGGCATGCGCGGAACAATCGAATACGTGCCGTCTTTTTGAATATTGGCAAAATAGCGGTCGTTGGTGTCCTGGAGCGGCAGATGCGCGGGTTTGAGCAGATATTCGTTCCAGCATGACGCCAGTACCGACCCAACCAACGGCTTGCAGATTTCGCAGCCATGCCCCTGCCCGTAGCGGGCAATCAGCTGTTCGAAGGTGTGGATGCGATTGACGCGTACCAGGTGGTAAATTTCCTGACGCGAGTAAGCGAAGTGTTCGCAGATATCCTTTTTCACCTCCACGCCCTGCGCCGCCAGCTGGAACTCCATCACCTGTTTCACCAGCGCGCTACACCCACCACAGCCGGTGGCAGCTTTGGTGCACTGTTTGACCGCGCCGATGTCCGTCGCCCCGGCGCTCACCGCCTGGCAGATATCACTTTTACTGACGTTATGACAGGAGCAGATCTGCGCGCTATCCGGCAGCGCGGCAACGCCCAGCACTTTAGGCGCACTCCCCGCAACCGCCGGCAAAATCAGCGTTTCCGGATCTTTCGGCAGGCTGATGTCGTTGAGCATCATCTGCACCAGCGTCGCGTATTCGGCGGCATCGCCCACCAGCACGCCGCCGAGCAGGGTTTTCCCGTCTTCGCTGACCACGATTTTCTTGTAGATTTGCTGCGGACCGTGCGTCCACTGATAACTCTGCGCACCCGGGGTGCGGCCATGCGCATCGCCAAAGGAGGCGACGTCAACGCCCAACAGCTTCAGTTTGGTGCTCATATCCGCGCCCGCAAACGCGTTTTCTTCCCCGGCAAGCTGTGCCGCCGCCACGCGGGCCATCTGATAGCCAGGCGCCACCAGGCCAAAGATTTTACCTTCCCACAGGGCGCATTCGCCGATGGCAAACACGTCTTCATCCGAAGTGCGGCAACGGTTGTCGATACTGATCCCACCGCGTTCACCGAGGGTGAGTCCACTGCTGCGTGCCAGCGCGTCCTGCGGGCGGATCCCGGCGGAAAAGACCACCATATCGGTGTTCAGCTCGCCGCCATCGGCAAAACGCAGGACCAGGCCGTCATCGGTGCGGGCGATTTCAGTCGTCGATTTGCTGGTGTGTACACCAACGCCGAGGGCCTCGATTTTGCGGCGCAGCATCGCCGCACCGTCGTTATCAAGCTGAACCGCCATCAGGTTCGGGGCGAATTCGACCACGTCCGTTTCCAGTCCCAGTTGCTTAAGCGCATTCGCGGCTTCCAGCCCTAACAGACCGCCGCCGATCACCACGCCGCGTCGAGCATGGGCGGCATGCGCCGCGATATTGTCCAGGTCGTCCAGCGTGCGATACACAAAGCAGCCAGACAGATCGCGGCCCGGCACGGGCGGCACAAACGGATACGATCCCGTTGCCAGCACCAGTTTGTCCCAGTGAGTTTCGTGCCCACTGGCGGTGCGCACCACCCGCGCCTCGCGGTCGATATCGACGATTTGCTGTGAAAGACGCAGCTCAATGCCATTCTCGGCAAAGAAATCGCCCTGCACCAACGAGAGTGAATCGGCGTTACGATCGTCAAAATAGGCCGAGAGATGCACTCGGTCGTAGGCCGCATGGCGCTCTTCGCCAAACACGACAATCTGATAGTGCTGATGCAAATTGCGGTTGACACAATCTTCGAGAAAATGGTGGCCGACCATACCGTGTCCAACCACCACCAGAGTAGGTTTTGTCATAGCGTTCTGTCCTGCAACCTGCGGTTGCGTAGTGAATCGATCGAACAGCCAGTCCGCCTGCGCGGGCACCGGCTTTGCCAGTAAATCGGTGAGCGTCGCCGCACTGCGGCAATCGCCAAACATCAGCACGCCCGCAAGCGCGCCGTTGCGAATCAATAAGCGGCGGTAATGACGCGTCAGCGGATCCCACGACGTCCAGAGGGCATCGTCCGCCTGCGCCGTCACGCAACCGGCGCTGAACAGCTCAATGCCGGTCACTTTCAGGCGCATACCGCTGTCGCACGGAGTAAATGCGGCGCAGGTTTCACCCGCCAATCTGGCGGCCAAAATATCGGCCTGCGCCAGACACGGTGCGACCAGCCCCCACGTTTGGCCGTCAATTTCACAGCACTCGCCAATGGCACTGACGCCGGGGTGCGAGGCTTGCATCAGGCGGTCCACCACGATCCCTTTGGCACACAGCAGCCCGCTGGCTTTCGCCAGTGCAGCGTTGGGTAATACGCCGGTCGCCAGCACCACACGCGTGGCGGGAAGCGTGCGCCCGTCAGTCAGGGTGACGGTGTGGGGAGTGATGTCGGTAATCCCCGACGCCAGTTCGCAGTGAATTCCGCGCTCGCTCAACGCCTGTTCCAGCAACGCGCCTGTCTGCGGGTCAAGCTGCTGTTCCATCAGCCACGGTCCGCGATGCACAATTGTGACGTTGTCACATGACTGGTGAAGTGCCGCAGCGGCCTCCACGCCGAGCACACCACCGCCGAGTACAACAACGGGGCCAGTTGCAGCCAGAATGGCGTTCACGTCGTTCAGGGTGCGAAAGGTAAACACGTTCGCCCCGTCGCACCCCGTTACGGGCGGAATAAACGGCTGCGATCCGGTGGCGAACACCAGTTCATCCCAGCTCACACACCGCTGTTGCGTGCGGATTTCCCGCGCGGACAGATCCACCGCTGTCACCCTTTCACCCGTCATCACCGTCACGCCACGCGCCTGATACCAGGCGTCATCATGAAACCGCGTGGCGGCCGCCTGTTTTTCGCCGCCCAGCACCGGGGAGAGCTGAATGCGGTTGTACGCGGGCTCCGCCTCCTCGCCGATGACGGTAATGGCAAAGCGACCGGGTGCACGCTCGGTCAGCGACTCGATCAGTCGCGTTGCCGCCATACCGTTGCCAATAATGACCAGTCGCATCGTTAACTCCTCAGGCCGCTTTCGGCTGTTTTTCGTAGAGGAAGCGCAGAACTTGCTGGCGCATGTGGTGATAGCGGCTGTCCTCCGCCAGTTGCACGCGATTGCGCGGACGCGGTAAATCGACCTGCAAAATCTCGCCCACCGTGGCTGCCGGCCCGTTGGTCATCATCAGCACGCGATCGGAGAGCAGCACCGCTTCGTCGACATCGTGGGTGATCAGCACGATGGTGGTGTTCAGCTCCTGCTGGATTTTCATGACCGAATCCTGCAGATGCGCGCGGGTCAATGCATCCAGCGCGCCAAAAGGCTCGTCCATCAGCAACACTTTTGGCTTCATCGC
This sequence is a window from Enterobacter sp. 638. Protein-coding genes within it:
- the nirB gene encoding nitrite reductase large subunit NirB encodes the protein MRLVIIGNGMAATRLIESLTERAPGRFAITVIGEEAEPAYNRIQLSPVLGGEKQAAATRFHDDAWYQARGVTVMTGERVTAVDLSAREIRTQQRCVSWDELVFATGSQPFIPPVTGCDGANVFTFRTLNDVNAILAATGPVVVLGGGVLGVEAAAALHQSCDNVTIVHRGPWLMEQQLDPQTGALLEQALSERGIHCELASGITDITPHTVTLTDGRTLPATRVVLATGVLPNAALAKASGLLCAKGIVVDRLMQASHPGVSAIGECCEIDGQTWGLVAPCLAQADILAARLAGETCAAFTPCDSGMRLKVTGIELFSAGCVTAQADDALWTSWDPLTRHYRRLLIRNGALAGVLMFGDCRSAATLTDLLAKPVPAQADWLFDRFTTQPQVAGQNAMTKPTLVVVGHGMVGHHFLEDCVNRNLHQHYQIVVFGEERHAAYDRVHLSAYFDDRNADSLSLVQGDFFAENGIELRLSQQIVDIDREARVVRTASGHETHWDKLVLATGSYPFVPPVPGRDLSGCFVYRTLDDLDNIAAHAAHARRGVVIGGGLLGLEAANALKQLGLETDVVEFAPNLMAVQLDNDGAAMLRRKIEALGVGVHTSKSTTEIARTDDGLVLRFADGGELNTDMVVFSAGIRPQDALARSSGLTLGERGGISIDNRCRTSDEDVFAIGECALWEGKIFGLVAPGYQMARVAAAQLAGEENAFAGADMSTKLKLLGVDVASFGDAHGRTPGAQSYQWTHGPQQIYKKIVVSEDGKTLLGGVLVGDAAEYATLVQMMLNDISLPKDPETLILPAVAGSAPKVLGVAALPDSAQICSCHNVSKSDICQAVSAGATDIGAVKQCTKAATGCGGCSALVKQVMEFQLAAQGVEVKKDICEHFAYSRQEIYHLVRVNRIHTFEQLIARYGQGHGCEICKPLVGSVLASCWNEYLLKPAHLPLQDTNDRYFANIQKDGTYSIVPRMPAGEVSADGLIAIGQIAKRYQLYSKITGGQRIDLFGATLEQLPEIWQAMVEAGFETGHAYGKSLRTVKSCVGSTWCRYGVQDSTGLAVTLEHRYKGLRAPHKIKMAVSGCTRECAEAQSKDVGVIATDKGWNLYLCGNGGMKPRHADLFASDLDDETLLRTVDRFLMFYIRTADRLQRTSTWMDNLEGGIEYLRDVIMNDSLGIAYELEQEMARIVDTYQCEWQTTLADPNRLALFRTRVNAPVTEGFKRWQEICALDEIPEHAGIGAHLGEQQIALFRFGKAVYALEDIEPGSSASVLSRGILGDTSGEPIVISPLYKQRIRLRDGRQVESGEPAVRVWPVKIEGDKVWVSSEELVMRAEAS